The Glandiceps talaboti chromosome 9, keGlaTala1.1, whole genome shotgun sequence genome window below encodes:
- the LOC144439967 gene encoding uncharacterized protein LOC144439967 yields the protein MYLKKDIELLEKVQRRATKLIPELRHLTYVERLEALSLTTLEQRRLRGDLIQVFRFLKGFDKIDQSVLFTYHPTSRTRRHSLKIFKPTVRLNIRKYFFSQRVVLHWNNLPEDVIGAETVKDFKIVLDQYWNTTGII from the coding sequence atgtaTCTGAAAAAGGACATCGAACTCTTAGAAAAGGTGCAAAGGAGGGCTACCAAGCTGATACCTGAACTTCGACATCTCACTTACGTTGAAAGGCTAGAAGCACTCAGTTTAACAACATTAGAACAAAGACGGTTGCGAGGAGATTTGATACAAGTCTTTCGTTTTCTGAAAGGATTTGACAAAATTGATCAAAGCGTTTTATTCACCTACCATCCAACAAGCAGGACAAGACGACACTCACTCAAGATTTTTAAACCAACTGTCAGACTGAATATCCGGAAATACTTCTTTTCTCAACGTGTTGTACTCCACTGGAACAATTTACCAGAAGATGTTATTGGAGCAGAAACTGTTAAAGACTTTAAAATTGTCTTGGACCAGTACTGGAACACTACAGGGATTATATAG
- the LOC144439727 gene encoding D-inositol 3-phosphate glycosyltransferase-like: MSERRSVLIINDEWGTSKGGISTVHRQVAGLATDAGLQVYTPVLCATQADKDDAKQKNITLIEPRVKDGLSDTYKKPRLDWLLCHETFYPGLKERIPYPHIIIGHAPVTTDAAIDMKDRLFPESKLFLFNHVISEDIELHKPSWSPERVDEREKHALNAAKKADVIFSVGPRMFDHFSNKFRALPADDDAEHEQFIPIPDDSFFKTEIRKSEVVKRKQVITFGRISGVEKLKGYDVVAAAMSKVADAFEAMSVPVPTWVVRGVPEGEGVKTREILDKYVTSKHLQYNLYPYGTQDEIRQDLQQSHLCIMASKTEPFGLVGFEAMATGIPVLVTKNAGLADFIQEQFPTLAESVIVNVGVNDVHRDYDIKEWDKSIRRVLNHYPAALKRAKQLKESLKDCEAVTTSEETFKRYLCK, encoded by the exons ATGTCTGAGAG GAGGAGTGTTCTTATCATAAACGATGAGTGGGGAACTTCAAAGGGTGGCATATCCACTGTTCATCGACAAGTAGCTGGCTTGGCTACAGACGCAGGCTTGCAAGTATATACACCTGTACTATGTGCCACTCAAGCAGACAAGGATGATGCTAAACAAAAGAACATCACACTCATCGAACCACGAGTTAAAGATGGTCTCAGTGACACGTACAAGAAACCAAGATTAGACTGGCTGCTTTGCCATGAAACATTTTACCCTGGTCTGAAAGAACGCATTCCATACCCCCATATTATTATTGGACATGCACCTGTCACTACTGATGCTGCGATAGACATGAAAGACAGACTCTTCCCGGAGTCCAAACTTTTCCTGTTTAACCATGTGATCTCTGAAGACATCGAGCTTCACAAACCAAGCTGGTCACCGGAACGTGTGGACGAAAGAGAAAAACATGCATTGAACGCAGCCAAGAAAGCCGACGTCATTTTTTCAGTAGGCCCACGTATGTTTGACCATTTCAGCAACAAATTCCGCGCATTGCCCGCAGACGATGATGCTGAGCACGAGCAATTCATTCCGATACCGGATGATAGTTTCTTCAAAACAGAAATTAGAAAATCAGAAGTTGTGAAGAGAAAACAAGTTATTACATTTGGTCGCATATCTGGAGTAGAGAAACTGAAGGGCTATGACGTAGTTGCAGCAGCAATGAGTAAGGTAGCTGATGCCTTTGAAGCTATGAGTGTCCCGGTGCCGACCTGGGTGGTGAGAGGGGTCCCGGAAGGCGAGGGGGTTAAAACTAGGGAGATTCTCGATAAATATGTGACGTCTAAACATCTCCAGTATAATCTTTACCCGTATGGCACACAAGACGAAATCAGACAAGACCTGCAACAAAGTCATCTTTGTATTATGGCATCCAAAACAGAGCCTTTTGGTCTGGTTGGATTTGAAGCCATGGCAACTGGTATCCCAGTTCTGGTAACCAAGAACGCTGGCTTGGCAGACTTTATACAGGAGCAGTTTCCTACACTTGCGGAGAGTGTCATCGTCAATGTCGGTGTTAATGATGTCCACAGAGATTACGACATCAAGGAATGGGACAAATCAATCAGACGTGTACTTAATCACTATCCGGCTGCTTTGAAGCGAGCTAAACAACTGAAGGAAAGTTTAAAAGACTGTGAAGCTGTTACCACATCTGAGGAAACATTCAAACGTTATCTGTGCAAGTAA